The proteins below are encoded in one region of Rana temporaria chromosome 2, aRanTem1.1, whole genome shotgun sequence:
- the LOC120928842 gene encoding ecto-ADP-ribosyltransferase 5-like, with the protein MLLAWEKTLCVLHLFLSIQMSDRAVVLNMMPDTFDDQYIGCAEEMEHQMPKILTEELKYNQFAVMWERASRAWNRKGLPLPSKFDDKYGTAVVLYTMETPYPIYRQLNGNVSIMGKSRDLYMKNFHFKALHFYLTRALQVLRTGCANKTRVYRGTDIGAVDVAKKIRFDRFTSSSTSITIAERFGKKPFFNILTCYGVDIADLSDYEEQEYLIPVAETFNMVSQTENTYELESTGKLCSYFNCAYLGGEKRESPVCNSGSTGFLNSGPRTHLSITGLAIILYLKCVIFF; encoded by the exons atgagCGATCGAGCGGTAGTTTTGAACATGATGCCGGATACATTTGATGACCAGTACATCGGTTGCGCAGAAGAGATGGAGCATCAGATGCCGAAAATTCTTACGGAGGAACTGAAATACAACCAGTTTGCTGTAATGTGGGAAAGAGCGAGTCGGGCCTGGAATAGGAAAGGATTGCCCCTTCCAAGCAAGTTTGATGACAAGTATGGCACAGCAGTTGTATTGTACACAATGGAAACGCCATACCCTATCTACAGACAGCTGAACGGAAATGTCTCAATCATGGGAAAGTCTCGAGATCTCTACATGAAAAATTTCCATTTTAAAGCTCTTCACTTTTACCTGACCCGAGCCTTACAGGTGCTGAGAACAGGCTGTGCCAACAAGACTCGGGTCTACCGGGGGACAGATATTGGTGCTGTGGATGTAGCTAAGAAAATACGTTTTGATCGGTTTACATCTTCCTCTACCAGTATAACAATTGCTGAACGGTTTGGGAAAAAACCCTTTTTCAACATATTAACCTGCTATGGTGTGGACATAGCTGACTTATCAGATTACGAGGAACAAGAATATCTCATTCCCGTTGCAGAAACATTTAACATGGTAAGCCAGACTGAAAACACGTACGAGTTGGAAAGCACCGGAAAACTTTGCAGCTACTTCAACTGTGCTTACTTAGGAG GTGAGAAGAGAGAAAGCCCCGTGTGCAATTCTG GTTCAACAGGATTTCTAAATTCTGGGCCCAGGACTCACCTCAGCATTACTGGATTGGCTATTATACTTTATCTAAAGTGTGTCATCTTTTTCTGA